TTTATTGTTTTCAGATTTTCAGAAAATCTGAAGGCAAAACAGAATTTGCTTGGCGACCATAGCATTGTGGACCCACCTGATTTCCATGCCGAACTCAGAAGTGAAACGCAATAGCGCCGATGGTAGTGTGGGGTTTCCCCATGTGAGAGTAGGACATCGCCAGGCTTTGAATACTGTTACTTGCAATAGTAAGTAACCACATCACCAGTGTACGAATCTGTTGATGACAATTTGTGGAGAGATGGCTGAGTGGTCGAAAGCACCGGTCTTGAAAACCGGCAACCGTTAATAGCGGTTCTAGGGTTCAAATCCCTATCTCTCCGCCACATTAAAAAGCCCGCTGAGTAATCAGCGGGCTTTTTTCATATCTGAGATTCTTAAAGCGCTAACCTAGCCACTATCGAACTCCGCTGCCCTTCCGTTTGCTGTCTTTGTCTGTCAAAGTAAGCTTTACTCCTCAACCATTAAAGGTAACCAAACCTTGAGTTCTTGTTCTTACGAGCCAGCAGAGTCCTTGAAAAAACAACTTGGTGACCAACACAATGCGGTTTCAAAAGAGCCAATACAGAGCCTTTGGAGCGGATATGGCGAACTATTTCGCGTTTATACCGATAACCCTGCGCTACCCAGTCTGATAGTTAAGGCCATTGACCTACCAAAGGTTGCACCTAAGCATCACCCGAAAGGCTGGAATACTGAGCTTTCAAACCAAAGAAAGCTTAAGTCCTATCAAGTTGAATTTCATTGGTACCAGCACTATGTTGCCCGAATGCCTATCGGCTGGGCGCCACGTTGTTTAGCCGCAGAAAGTCATGGCTCGCACTATGAGTTGCTTTTGGAAGATCTCAAGCTAGTTGAGTGTGCTAGGGTGGTAAAAACCCCATCAAACCAAGAGATAGAAACGGCACTTCGCTGGTTAGCGCAGTTTCACGCGTTTTGGTTGGGCACTGAGACTACTGGACTGTGGCAGCAAGGCACCTATTGGCATTTAGCCACTCGACCCGATGAGTGGCAGGCAATGACGTCAAGTCGTTATAAATCAGCTGCTGAGCGCATAGATGACATACTCAATGATTGTCGTTATCAAACCCTAGTACATGGCGATGCGAAGCTGGCTAACTTTTGTTTCAACGAAACCGGCACACAGGTCAGTGCGGTTGATTTTCAGTATGTTGGCGGTGGCGTGGGGGTGAAAGATGTCGCGCTATTTCTTTGCACAGTGCTCGATTTTGATGATCCTCAGTTATCTATCGACAGCCATGTTGAAACTTATTTTGAAGCGTTACAGGCAGCGCTGGCTCGCTATCAGCCTAATGTGGATGCAAGTGATGTGTGTCATGAGTGGCGAAAGCTACTAGGACTCGCGTGGGCTGACTATCAGCGTTTTCTGCTTGGCTGGAGCCCAGTTCATGTGCGAGTGAATGCCTTTACGAATAAGCTGACTTTAGAGGCACTCGACGACTTTCTGTTGTAAAAAGCCAGTTGTAAAAAAGCTCCCGAGGGAGCTTTTTTATCATTTATAGAAGTGTTCCAGTTACTTACTGTCAATCAAGGTCAACGCTTTACGAGAAACTTCACCTGCTGCTTTAGTGAGATCTTGCTTCTCAAGCGTATCAGCTAGATACGCATAATCCGAAACGTCTGGGCGAACCGACAATGCGCGCTCAAAGTGGCGCTGTGCTTCAGGCCAT
The Vibrio sp. CB1-14 DNA segment above includes these coding regions:
- a CDS encoding phosphotransferase, with the protein product MKKQLGDQHNAVSKEPIQSLWSGYGELFRVYTDNPALPSLIVKAIDLPKVAPKHHPKGWNTELSNQRKLKSYQVEFHWYQHYVARMPIGWAPRCLAAESHGSHYELLLEDLKLVECARVVKTPSNQEIETALRWLAQFHAFWLGTETTGLWQQGTYWHLATRPDEWQAMTSSRYKSAAERIDDILNDCRYQTLVHGDAKLANFCFNETGTQVSAVDFQYVGGGVGVKDVALFLCTVLDFDDPQLSIDSHVETYFEALQAALARYQPNVDASDVCHEWRKLLGLAWADYQRFLLGWSPVHVRVNAFTNKLTLEALDDFLL